A genomic window from Candidatus Deferrimicrobium borealis includes:
- the xseA gene encoding exodeoxyribonuclease VII large subunit has product MERDLFGAPPARDVLSVTELTGKIKGLLESSFLTVRVEGEVSNFKRYEASGHRYFSLKDEGAQIRVVLFRGNERNIYGEIRDGQTVIVTGSLGVFEKKGEYQIYARSAEVRGVGNLLVELERRKRRLAEEGLFDAARKRPLPPFPRRLGIVTSLHGAVLRDMVRVARSRFPGVAIVLAPSPVQGEGAAAEIAAALDALYVSGDADVVIVGRGGGSIEDLWAFNEEVVVRAIVRSPVPVISAVGHETDFTLADLAADHRAPTPTAAAQMAVPDRVELLDRVGALALRARRADSRSREAARQEWRIAAGKLSDPRPLLQGKRYAVDALSSSLSEFARSAVRDGREAVERLSASVRIHSPAAWVSGRRGELAVLLGRARTEADGRNRRLRSGLDYLGGKLASLNPTAVLTRGYAIALDRATGKAVRSVSEASPGRPLDIRVSDGAFGAVVTEPKP; this is encoded by the coding sequence GTGGAACGCGACCTCTTCGGCGCACCCCCCGCGAGGGACGTTCTTTCCGTCACCGAGCTGACCGGGAAGATCAAGGGGCTCCTGGAGTCGTCCTTCCTGACCGTGCGGGTCGAGGGTGAGGTGTCGAACTTCAAGCGGTACGAGGCGTCCGGCCACCGGTATTTCTCCCTGAAGGACGAGGGGGCGCAGATCCGCGTCGTCCTGTTCCGCGGGAACGAGCGGAACATCTACGGGGAGATCCGAGACGGGCAGACCGTGATCGTCACCGGCTCCCTCGGGGTGTTCGAGAAGAAGGGGGAGTATCAGATCTACGCCCGGTCTGCCGAGGTGCGGGGCGTCGGGAACCTCCTCGTGGAGCTTGAGCGGCGGAAGCGGCGCCTTGCGGAGGAGGGGCTGTTCGACGCGGCGCGCAAGCGCCCGCTTCCCCCGTTCCCGCGGCGGCTCGGGATCGTGACGTCGCTGCACGGCGCCGTCCTGCGCGACATGGTTCGGGTGGCGCGCTCCCGCTTCCCGGGGGTGGCGATCGTCCTCGCCCCGTCGCCGGTCCAGGGGGAAGGAGCGGCAGCGGAGATCGCGGCGGCGCTCGACGCGCTGTACGTCTCCGGCGACGCGGATGTGGTGATCGTCGGGCGTGGGGGCGGTTCGATCGAGGACCTGTGGGCCTTCAACGAGGAGGTGGTCGTGCGGGCCATCGTCCGTTCGCCCGTTCCTGTCATCAGCGCGGTCGGGCACGAGACCGACTTCACCTTGGCCGATCTCGCCGCGGACCACCGCGCACCAACCCCCACCGCCGCTGCGCAGATGGCCGTTCCTGACAGGGTCGAGCTCCTCGACCGGGTCGGGGCCCTCGCCCTGCGGGCACGCCGGGCCGATTCCCGATCGCGGGAAGCGGCCCGCCAGGAGTGGCGGATCGCCGCGGGAAAATTGTCGGACCCGCGCCCCCTCCTTCAGGGGAAGCGGTACGCCGTTGACGCGCTGTCGTCCTCGCTTTCGGAATTCGCTCGATCCGCGGTCCGGGACGGCCGGGAAGCCGTCGAGCGCCTCTCCGCCTCGGTGAGGATCCACTCCCCCGCGGCGTGGGTTTCCGGAAGGCGCGGGGAACTCGCGGTCCTTCTCGGCCGCGCACGCACCGAAGCGGACGGACGGAACCGCCGCCTCCGATCCGGCCTCGATTATCTCGGAGGCAAGCTGGCGTCCCTCAATCCGACCGCCGTGCTCACGCGGGGGTACGCGATCGCGCTCGACCGCGCCACCGGGAAGGCGGTCCGTTCCGTTTCGGAGGCATCTCCCGGCCGGCCGCTGGACATCCGGGTCTCCGACGGCGCGTTCGGGGCCGTCGTAACGGAGCCGAAACCGTGA
- the dxs gene encoding 1-deoxy-D-xylulose-5-phosphate synthase: MADTPRPVAIQSPAELKKVPRDKLPGVAAELRETIVRNIARTGGHLASSLGVVELAVALHYVFDCPRDRIVWDVGHQAYAHKILTGRRDVFPTLRTFGGISGFPRISESPCDAFGTGHSGTSISAALGMAVARDLRKDTNRVVAVIGDGSLSSGLALEGLNQAGHQKRDFIVILNDNEWSISQNVGALSAYLNRIMTGKFYTSFRRRVETLLKSMPHGTFLARIAKKSEELTKGFIVPGLLFEELGYTYIGPIPGHDLEALIGTLQNLENIEGPVLVHVVTAKGKGYAPAEANPEYFHGVGAFDPDTGKGIGNGAAPSYTDVFSDAIVELARENPKVVAITAAMCGGTGLMKFREEFPDRFFDVGIAEAHAVTFAAGLAREGKIPVVAIYSTFLQRAFDQIIHDVCLQKLPVVFAVDRGGLVGADGATHQGLFDMSFLRQIPDMSLMAPRDETELVRMLRTAIGAGRPVAIRYPRGSGTGTAIPPGDETIPWGRGELLEEGKDVLLVGIGSTVLTCLHAAQELRKQGVSAAVVDARFVKPLDADLLLPLVHRIGRVVTVEENLLAGGFGSAIMELLEEHDELPQHFSRIGVRDRFVEHGSIAQLREGCGLTSEHIVSEALRICHEGKSLIPSILDGIRSRLEKIV, translated from the coding sequence GTGGCGGATACTCCCCGGCCGGTGGCGATCCAGTCGCCGGCGGAACTGAAGAAGGTACCGCGCGACAAGCTTCCGGGCGTCGCCGCGGAACTGCGGGAGACGATCGTACGCAACATCGCGCGCACCGGGGGGCACCTCGCATCGAGCCTCGGCGTGGTGGAACTTGCGGTCGCCCTCCACTACGTGTTCGACTGCCCGCGGGACCGGATCGTCTGGGACGTCGGGCACCAGGCCTATGCCCACAAGATCCTCACGGGGAGGCGGGACGTTTTCCCGACGCTGCGGACCTTCGGGGGGATCTCCGGATTCCCGCGCATCTCCGAGAGCCCCTGCGACGCCTTCGGTACCGGACACTCCGGCACGTCGATCTCCGCGGCCCTCGGGATGGCGGTCGCCCGGGATCTCCGGAAGGATACGAACCGTGTCGTCGCCGTCATCGGGGACGGCTCCCTCTCCTCCGGACTCGCCCTCGAGGGGCTGAACCAGGCGGGCCACCAGAAGCGGGATTTCATCGTAATCCTCAACGACAACGAGTGGTCGATCTCCCAGAACGTCGGCGCCCTTTCGGCCTACCTGAACCGCATCATGACCGGGAAGTTCTACACCTCCTTCCGGAGACGGGTCGAGACGCTCCTGAAGTCGATGCCGCATGGCACGTTCCTGGCGCGCATCGCGAAGAAGTCGGAGGAGCTGACGAAGGGGTTCATCGTCCCCGGCCTCCTGTTCGAGGAGCTCGGATACACCTACATCGGCCCGATCCCGGGGCACGACCTCGAGGCCCTCATCGGGACGCTCCAGAACCTCGAGAACATCGAAGGGCCCGTGCTCGTCCACGTGGTGACGGCCAAGGGAAAGGGATACGCGCCGGCGGAGGCGAACCCGGAATATTTCCACGGGGTGGGCGCCTTCGACCCGGACACCGGAAAAGGGATCGGGAACGGGGCGGCGCCGTCCTACACGGACGTCTTCTCCGACGCGATCGTCGAGCTCGCGAGGGAAAACCCGAAGGTGGTCGCCATCACCGCGGCGATGTGCGGCGGGACGGGCCTTATGAAATTCCGCGAGGAGTTTCCCGACCGGTTCTTCGACGTGGGGATCGCGGAAGCCCACGCGGTGACCTTCGCGGCGGGCCTGGCCCGCGAGGGGAAGATCCCCGTGGTGGCGATCTACTCCACCTTCCTGCAGCGCGCCTTCGACCAGATCATCCACGACGTCTGCCTCCAGAAACTCCCGGTGGTGTTCGCCGTCGACCGCGGCGGTCTCGTCGGCGCCGACGGGGCCACGCACCAGGGATTGTTCGACATGTCGTTCCTGCGGCAGATCCCCGATATGTCGCTCATGGCGCCGCGCGACGAGACGGAGCTGGTCCGGATGCTGCGCACGGCGATTGGCGCCGGCCGTCCCGTGGCGATCCGCTATCCGCGAGGTTCCGGCACGGGGACGGCGATCCCCCCCGGGGACGAGACGATTCCCTGGGGGAGGGGCGAACTTCTCGAGGAAGGGAAGGACGTGCTCCTCGTCGGGATCGGCTCGACCGTCCTGACGTGCCTGCACGCGGCGCAGGAGCTGCGGAAACAGGGTGTTTCCGCAGCGGTGGTCGACGCCCGGTTCGTAAAGCCCCTCGACGCAGACCTCCTTCTGCCGCTGGTCCACCGGATCGGGCGGGTCGTCACCGTGGAGGAGAACCTGCTCGCGGGCGGGTTCGGCAGCGCGATCATGGAACTTCTCGAGGAGCACGACGAGCTTCCCCAGCATTTCAGCCGGATCGGCGTCCGCGACCGGTTCGTCGAGCACGGTTCCATCGCGCAACTGCGTGAAGGGTGCGGCTTGACGTCCGAACACATCGTTTCCGAGGCGTTGCGGATCTGCCACGAAGGGAAGTCCCTGATCCCCTCGATTCTCGACGGCATCCGGTCCCGCCTCGAGAAGATTGTCTGA
- a CDS encoding peptidoglycan DD-metalloendopeptidase family protein — translation MLLAATVSLCILFPEGAPAARDVAAELRKERGRLLQMKEREEKTVQELTEALRKEKRSKGRVGELQEQLKRQRSLLSRIDRKVSSLNDRLEGTEKAVRELEAVHGQARTDLQRAEVVAFAGQRAGAGDPLHPSARERERHFMRVYLAADAEGVARITRARERKVEELSGLERQVAVTEKKMAKEKKVGDTLLSRQEEERRRLADIEREKKRKEKELKSLRAKIARMESVVSRVERQVKERERRAQKGMAAGTADREPAGAPRRFASLSGGLSAPLAGKVVTRFGRQHDTTFDVTIENRGVEIEAPSGASVKSVGQGEVAFAGAVSGFGNVLIVQHGGGLFSVYGRLESFLVKQGEAVKKGTVVGRLPGSPSGKSVLYLELRAGGTAIDPTSVIPLES, via the coding sequence GTGCTGCTCGCCGCCACGGTGTCGCTCTGCATCCTCTTCCCGGAAGGGGCGCCGGCAGCACGGGACGTCGCGGCCGAACTTCGAAAGGAGAGGGGCCGGCTCCTCCAGATGAAGGAACGGGAGGAGAAGACGGTCCAGGAACTGACCGAGGCGCTCCGGAAGGAGAAACGCTCGAAGGGGCGCGTGGGCGAGCTGCAGGAGCAGCTGAAGCGCCAGAGAAGCCTGCTCTCCCGCATCGACCGGAAAGTTTCTTCCCTGAACGATCGGCTGGAGGGGACGGAGAAGGCGGTCCGGGAACTCGAGGCGGTCCACGGGCAGGCCCGTACCGACCTCCAGCGTGCGGAAGTCGTCGCCTTCGCCGGGCAAAGGGCAGGGGCGGGGGATCCCTTGCATCCGTCCGCCCGGGAGCGGGAACGGCACTTCATGCGCGTCTACCTCGCGGCGGATGCGGAGGGTGTCGCCCGGATCACCCGGGCCCGGGAACGGAAAGTGGAGGAACTCTCCGGGCTCGAGCGGCAGGTCGCCGTCACCGAGAAGAAGATGGCGAAGGAGAAGAAGGTGGGCGATACGCTCCTCTCCCGGCAGGAAGAGGAGCGTCGGCGCCTCGCCGACATCGAGCGGGAGAAGAAACGGAAGGAGAAGGAGCTGAAATCCCTCCGCGCGAAGATCGCCCGGATGGAGTCCGTCGTCTCCCGGGTCGAGCGCCAAGTGAAGGAGCGGGAGCGGCGCGCGCAGAAGGGGATGGCAGCGGGAACGGCGGACAGGGAACCCGCGGGGGCCCCGCGGCGGTTCGCGTCCCTTTCGGGAGGGCTTTCGGCGCCGCTTGCGGGGAAGGTCGTGACCCGCTTCGGACGCCAGCACGACACGACCTTCGACGTGACGATAGAGAATCGCGGGGTGGAGATCGAGGCTCCTTCGGGGGCGTCCGTGAAGTCGGTCGGGCAGGGGGAGGTCGCGTTCGCCGGGGCCGTCTCCGGATTCGGGAACGTACTGATCGTGCAGCACGGGGGCGGGCTCTTTTCCGTGTACGGCCGCCTGGAATCGTTCCTCGTGAAGCAGGGCGAGGCCGTGAAAAAAGGGACCGTGGTGGGGCGGCTGCCGGGATCGCCGTCCGGGAAATCGGTGCTATACTTGGAACTGCGGGCAGGAGGCACCGCCATCGATCCGACCTCCGTAATTCCACTGGAAAGTTAA
- a CDS encoding polyprenyl synthetase family protein, which yields MTPADSIARLRGLVEESLAGTFASEAPRIPSPLREAMEYSLMAGGKRVRPVLLLSAGLAVGGEEGGLLPFACAVEYIHTYSLIHDDLPAMDDDDFRRGKPTSHKMFGEGTAILAGDALLTDAFRVMAQSPLAQADPGRAVRAIADLARAAGGSGMVGGQQMDLSAAPGSSTAAEVDEIELRKTAALLASCARVGAILGGGSPAQIGALGVYGTRLGLLFQVTDDILDETGSFEEMGKGIAKDRARGKWTYPVAHGMPAAIERASALERSALDAVSTFGAEADPLRELVGMVRNRRK from the coding sequence GTGACGCCGGCCGACTCCATCGCCCGTCTGCGCGGGTTGGTCGAGGAGAGCCTGGCCGGAACCTTCGCTTCCGAGGCGCCCCGGATCCCGTCTCCCCTCCGGGAGGCGATGGAGTACTCCCTGATGGCGGGGGGGAAGCGCGTGCGGCCGGTTTTGCTCCTGTCCGCCGGCCTGGCGGTGGGTGGAGAAGAAGGAGGCCTTCTTCCGTTCGCCTGCGCGGTCGAGTACATTCACACGTATTCGCTGATCCACGACGACTTGCCGGCGATGGACGACGACGACTTCCGGCGGGGGAAGCCGACCTCCCACAAGATGTTCGGCGAGGGAACGGCGATCCTGGCGGGCGACGCGCTGCTGACGGACGCGTTCCGGGTGATGGCGCAATCCCCGCTGGCGCAGGCAGATCCCGGCCGGGCGGTGCGGGCGATCGCCGATCTCGCGCGGGCGGCCGGGGGGAGCGGGATGGTGGGCGGCCAGCAGATGGACCTGTCCGCCGCGCCCGGGAGCTCCACGGCGGCCGAGGTCGACGAGATCGAGTTGCGCAAGACCGCCGCGCTTCTTGCCTCCTGCGCGCGGGTGGGGGCGATCCTGGGCGGCGGTTCGCCGGCGCAGATCGGAGCGCTCGGGGTGTATGGCACGCGGTTGGGTCTCCTCTTTCAGGTCACGGACGACATCCTCGACGAGACGGGGAGCTTCGAGGAGATGGGGAAGGGGATCGCCAAGGATCGGGCGCGGGGGAAGTGGACTTACCCGGTGGCCCACGGGATGCCGGCCGCGATCGAGCGCGCCTCGGCGCTCGAACGGTCTGCGCTCGACGCGGTTTCCACGTTCGGGGCGGAAGCCGATCCGCTCCGGGAACTCGTCGGCATGGTGCGGAACAGGAGGAAGTAA
- a CDS encoding LysM peptidoglycan-binding domain-containing protein, with amino-acid sequence MKRSSVDMGTIAVLCTLILLPTGAFAQQAPAETAKPSEGIVHAVVAGDTLWDLSAKYLGSPWKWTEIWERNRFLTNPHYIYPGIQVVIVPPGPREFELGQEPASSSGPAEAVPLVAPPVEEAKPAVKPVSPPRVPYLDIKPADFVRAGEFSREAPKGIGNIQAGRDPKVGFVEGDQVYLVLRKEIPEGQLLGVYRVRGPIDSPGKRSVSGYVSYLIGVIQAGPIRDGQPTARVRQSFEDLTRADLISEEIPAYAPVRIDPGADGIPSSVITGRLLNEELAQGDFIFLDQGASAGVAVGNVFRVFAPTGAAAGAAPTSVSGKVLFADVAVAVVVRVSPDFSTAYITRSTQSFAAGMPALRGMGPK; translated from the coding sequence ATGAAACGTTCGTCGGTGGATATGGGGACGATCGCGGTGCTGTGCACGTTGATCCTTCTCCCGACCGGTGCGTTCGCTCAACAGGCGCCGGCGGAAACGGCGAAACCGTCCGAGGGGATCGTCCACGCGGTGGTCGCGGGGGACACCCTCTGGGATCTTTCCGCGAAATACCTCGGGTCCCCGTGGAAATGGACGGAAATCTGGGAGCGGAACCGCTTCCTCACCAATCCGCACTACATCTACCCGGGCATCCAGGTCGTTATCGTCCCGCCGGGTCCGAGGGAGTTCGAGCTCGGGCAGGAGCCGGCGTCCTCCTCCGGCCCCGCCGAAGCGGTTCCCCTGGTCGCTCCGCCCGTCGAGGAGGCCAAGCCCGCGGTCAAGCCCGTTTCCCCTCCCCGCGTACCGTACCTCGATATCAAGCCGGCGGATTTCGTCCGTGCCGGGGAGTTTTCGAGGGAGGCGCCGAAGGGGATCGGGAACATCCAGGCAGGGAGGGACCCGAAAGTCGGATTCGTCGAAGGCGACCAGGTCTATCTTGTACTCCGGAAGGAGATTCCGGAGGGCCAGCTGCTCGGCGTCTACCGGGTCCGGGGACCGATCGATAGTCCGGGGAAACGTTCGGTTTCCGGATACGTGAGCTACCTGATCGGGGTGATCCAGGCCGGGCCGATACGTGACGGGCAGCCGACCGCCAGGGTTCGGCAATCGTTCGAGGACCTCACGCGCGCCGACCTGATCTCGGAGGAGATCCCGGCGTACGCCCCGGTGCGGATCGACCCGGGAGCGGACGGCATCCCGTCCTCGGTGATCACCGGCCGCCTCCTGAACGAGGAGCTCGCGCAGGGCGATTTCATCTTCCTTGACCAGGGCGCGTCCGCGGGCGTGGCGGTGGGGAACGTCTTCCGGGTGTTCGCCCCGACCGGGGCGGCGGCGGGGGCCGCGCCGACTTCCGTTTCGGGCAAGGTCCTGTTCGCCGATGTGGCGGTAGCGGTCGTGGTCCGTGTGTCGCCGGACTTCTCCACGGCGTACATCACCAGATCCACGCAGTCGTTCGCCGCGGGCATGCCGGCACTGCGGGGGATGGGCCCCAAGTAG
- the xseB gene encoding exodeoxyribonuclease VII small subunit, whose translation MAGKVKEPSFEEALKGLEAVVERLESGEPPLEESIRLFEEGMRLSDTCRKRLDEADRKIELLLRKPGGVSRETAEEDDILGKEE comes from the coding sequence ATGGCGGGTAAAGTGAAGGAGCCTTCCTTCGAGGAGGCGTTGAAAGGACTCGAAGCCGTCGTGGAGCGACTCGAGTCGGGGGAGCCTCCCCTGGAGGAGTCGATCCGCCTGTTCGAGGAGGGAATGCGCCTCTCCGATACGTGCCGAAAGCGCCTCGACGAGGCCGACCGGAAGATCGAGCTCCTTCTGCGGAAGCCGGGGGGCGTCTCCCGGGAGACCGCGGAGGAGGACGATATCCTAGGGAAGGAAGAGTGA
- a CDS encoding M23 family metallopeptidase: MLVACLAVIFGASALAARDGALSISVSTRTPALGDPVVVEVAANGAVDNLVLRWKEAAWPMREISPGRYEGLIGVDLDDPVGPAVVAAEGLLGGGARVRAEVEMTISPRKFAVQELTLPTGMTEFDDATLARIAAEAAELSRRFSRVSPPRWRTPFLPPVEEYRPANFGARRVINGHPRMPHSAVDITLPTGTPVRAIADGQVAFAAEQFFGGRSVVIDHGSGVFSVYYHLKEFSVAEGEEISRGDRIGSVGATGRATGPHLHFGVRVPGGRVDPTRLFALPGR, translated from the coding sequence TTGCTGGTTGCGTGTCTGGCAGTGATCTTCGGGGCGTCCGCACTCGCCGCGCGGGACGGGGCGTTATCGATTTCCGTTTCGACCCGTACCCCGGCGCTGGGCGATCCCGTGGTCGTGGAGGTTGCGGCGAACGGGGCCGTCGACAACCTGGTCCTCCGGTGGAAGGAAGCGGCCTGGCCGATGCGGGAGATTTCCCCGGGACGGTACGAGGGGTTGATCGGCGTGGATCTCGACGATCCCGTGGGACCGGCGGTGGTGGCCGCGGAAGGGCTCCTCGGCGGGGGAGCCCGGGTCCGGGCGGAGGTGGAGATGACGATCTCCCCGCGGAAGTTCGCCGTGCAGGAATTGACCCTTCCGACGGGGATGACGGAATTCGACGACGCGACGCTGGCCCGGATCGCTGCGGAGGCGGCGGAGCTTTCCCGGCGGTTCTCCCGGGTGTCCCCCCCGCGCTGGCGGACCCCGTTCCTCCCGCCGGTGGAGGAGTACCGTCCCGCCAACTTCGGCGCGCGCAGGGTGATCAACGGACATCCCCGGATGCCGCACTCCGCGGTGGACATCACTCTGCCCACGGGGACGCCGGTCCGGGCGATCGCCGACGGTCAGGTCGCGTTCGCGGCCGAACAGTTCTTCGGCGGGCGATCGGTGGTGATCGACCACGGCAGCGGGGTCTTCAGCGTCTACTATCACCTCAAGGAGTTCTCCGTCGCAGAGGGGGAAGAGATCTCCCGGGGGGATCGGATCGGGTCGGTCGGCGCAACGGGGCGGGCGACCGGGCCGCACCTGCATTTCGGCGTGAGGGTTCCGGGCGGGCGCGTCGACCCCACGCGCCTGTTCGCCCTTCCGGGCCGGTGA
- a CDS encoding divergent polysaccharide deacetylase family protein has translation MPGTAAGGTGSGRKRWGWAALMAGAFLAGLLLVGVVLLRAPEAERSTGDNLANSTAAIPPSSVPSDNGTAGPAPGPRLAIVVDGLGYDPVRDAEWLDFPERITGSVLPYGPSSKSFAASARARGFGVILHVPMEPEGAVADRTEPFLLRRGMSPEEIADRFARMAADVPQANGASNHMGSAFTSDPGAMASFAQALKGKGFFFVDSVTSAGTVASMAMEEAGVPATRRDVFLDDDGRPEEMRRQWSAVIALAKERGKAVVLCHARRETRKALLELLPQLRKEGIRPVTVEELLAPSARTAKEH, from the coding sequence ATGCCGGGGACAGCCGCCGGGGGAACGGGCAGCGGACGGAAGCGGTGGGGGTGGGCGGCCCTGATGGCCGGGGCGTTCCTCGCCGGCCTGTTGCTGGTGGGTGTCGTCCTGCTCCGGGCGCCCGAGGCGGAGCGGTCGACAGGGGATAACCTCGCCAACTCCACCGCCGCGATCCCGCCATCCTCCGTTCCGTCGGACAACGGGACGGCCGGGCCGGCGCCGGGCCCCCGGCTGGCGATCGTCGTCGACGGCCTTGGGTACGATCCGGTGCGGGACGCGGAGTGGCTCGACTTCCCCGAGCGGATCACCGGATCCGTCTTGCCGTACGGCCCCTCCTCCAAATCGTTCGCGGCCTCCGCCCGGGCCCGCGGCTTCGGCGTGATCCTCCACGTCCCGATGGAGCCGGAAGGCGCCGTCGCCGACCGGACGGAGCCGTTCCTCCTCCGGCGGGGAATGTCGCCGGAGGAGATCGCGGACCGGTTCGCCCGGATGGCCGCCGACGTTCCCCAGGCGAACGGGGCGAGCAACCACATGGGGTCGGCGTTCACCTCCGACCCCGGCGCGATGGCATCCTTCGCGCAGGCGCTCAAGGGGAAAGGGTTCTTCTTCGTCGACAGCGTGACCTCGGCGGGCACCGTCGCATCCATGGCCATGGAGGAGGCGGGTGTCCCCGCGACGCGGCGCGACGTCTTCCTCGACGACGATGGCCGGCCCGAGGAGATGCGGCGCCAGTGGTCGGCCGTTATCGCCCTGGCGAAGGAGCGGGGCAAGGCGGTTGTCCTGTGCCACGCCCGCCGCGAGACGCGCAAGGCCCTGCTCGAGCTTCTCCCGCAATTGCGGAAGGAAGGGATCCGTCCGGTGACCGTCGAGGAACTTCTGGCTCCATCCGCAAGAACCGCGAAGGAACATTGA
- a CDS encoding S41 family peptidase — MEPTGTAPRKTAGRKWLGTILIVVVFVGGFVVGDLTTSRHAALANVAYSKLKLFGDVLSIVQSSYVEEVNIDNLVRGAVNGMVQTLDPHSSYLTPEMLKQVEVETKGVFGGLGIEIGMKDGLLTVIAPIEDTPAARAGLLAGDKIVKIENESTKNMNVMEAVKRLRGEPGSKVTITVVRESLPEPKAYTLTRDIIKIKSVKSKPMGDGIGYIRLTQFQQDSHQEVNRALQAFLKEKGGLKGLVLDLRNNPGGLLDQAVRVADEFIESGLIVYTDGRVEAQKTKYAAHKEGTYTGFPIVVLVNAGSASASEIVAGALQDHGRAIIIGQRTFGKASVQTILPLEDGSALRLTTARYYTPNGRSIQAKGIEPDIVVSDGREPPDGHAGMLREKDIERHLKGEGEEPPTPVVVPKEGKKEDRNGVKKGPPKEPEDRTGEAKDPQLDRAVELLKGWEIFKSRFIDLKKAS, encoded by the coding sequence ATGGAGCCAACAGGAACCGCACCCCGCAAGACGGCGGGGAGGAAATGGCTGGGAACCATCCTGATCGTCGTGGTGTTCGTCGGGGGGTTCGTGGTGGGAGACCTCACGACCTCCCGGCATGCCGCATTGGCGAACGTCGCCTACAGCAAGCTGAAGCTTTTCGGCGACGTCCTGTCGATCGTCCAGAGCAGCTACGTCGAGGAGGTGAACATCGACAACCTCGTCCGGGGGGCTGTGAACGGGATGGTCCAGACGCTCGATCCGCACAGCTCCTACCTCACGCCGGAGATGCTGAAGCAGGTCGAGGTCGAGACGAAGGGGGTGTTCGGCGGGTTGGGGATCGAGATCGGGATGAAGGACGGCCTCCTCACGGTGATCGCGCCCATCGAGGACACCCCCGCGGCCCGGGCGGGCCTGCTGGCCGGGGACAAGATCGTGAAGATCGAGAACGAGTCGACCAAGAACATGAACGTGATGGAGGCGGTGAAGCGGCTCCGGGGAGAGCCCGGGAGCAAGGTGACGATCACGGTGGTGCGGGAATCGCTGCCCGAGCCGAAGGCCTACACCCTCACGCGCGACATCATCAAGATCAAGAGCGTCAAGTCCAAGCCGATGGGGGACGGGATCGGCTACATCCGGCTGACGCAGTTCCAGCAGGACTCCCACCAGGAGGTCAACCGCGCCCTGCAGGCGTTCCTGAAGGAGAAGGGGGGGCTGAAAGGCCTCGTCCTCGACCTGCGGAACAACCCGGGCGGGCTGCTCGACCAGGCGGTCCGGGTCGCGGACGAGTTCATCGAATCGGGGCTCATCGTCTACACGGACGGCCGGGTCGAGGCCCAGAAGACGAAATATGCCGCCCACAAGGAGGGAACGTACACCGGGTTCCCGATCGTCGTGCTGGTGAACGCCGGGTCCGCCTCCGCCTCCGAGATCGTCGCCGGCGCGCTGCAGGACCACGGACGGGCGATCATCATCGGCCAACGCACCTTCGGCAAGGCGTCGGTCCAGACGATCCTTCCGCTGGAGGACGGCTCCGCACTCCGGCTGACGACGGCCCGGTACTACACCCCCAACGGGCGGTCGATCCAGGCGAAGGGGATCGAGCCCGACATCGTCGTTTCGGACGGCAGGGAGCCGCCCGACGGGCACGCGGGGATGCTGCGGGAGAAGGACATCGAGCGGCACTTGAAGGGGGAAGGCGAGGAACCGCCGACACCGGTCGTCGTTCCGAAGGAGGGGAAAAAGGAGGACCGGAACGGCGTGAAGAAGGGGCCCCCGAAGGAGCCGGAAGACCGTACGGGGGAGGCGAAGGACCCCCAGCTCGACCGTGCGGTCGAGCTTCTGAAGGGGTGGGAGATCTTCAAGTCCCGGTTCATCGACCTGAAGAAGGCGTCCTGA
- a CDS encoding TlyA family RNA methyltransferase translates to MSESPRLSAGSRRRLDAELVSRGIAETRAKAQGLILAGRVLLAGVVCAKCGTPVKEGADVGLLPAPRPFASRGGGKLSGALDDFGVDPAGRVALDVGASTGGFTDCLLRRGASRVYALDVGERLLDDRLLRDPRVVSLEKVNFRHAAGDLLPEKVTLAVVDVSFISLRHILPALPRFLAPGAEALPLVKPQFEVGRGRVGKGGVVRDDALRREAVDGIAAFARETGYEVLGEAESRVPGPRGNREVFLHLRWRGNAGRVPVF, encoded by the coding sequence TTGTCTGAGTCGCCGCGCCTGTCCGCCGGCTCGCGCCGCCGGCTCGACGCCGAGCTCGTCTCGCGGGGGATCGCGGAGACCCGCGCGAAGGCCCAGGGGCTGATCCTGGCCGGAAGGGTTCTCCTCGCCGGGGTCGTCTGCGCGAAGTGCGGGACGCCCGTGAAGGAGGGCGCGGATGTCGGCCTCCTGCCGGCCCCCCGCCCGTTCGCCTCGCGGGGCGGCGGGAAGCTCTCCGGCGCGCTCGACGATTTCGGGGTCGACCCGGCGGGGAGGGTGGCGCTCGACGTGGGCGCGTCGACGGGCGGCTTCACCGACTGCCTGCTCCGGCGCGGCGCTTCCCGCGTCTACGCGCTCGACGTCGGGGAGCGCCTGCTCGACGACCGTCTGCTGCGCGATCCTCGCGTCGTTTCCCTGGAAAAGGTGAACTTCCGCCACGCCGCCGGGGATCTGCTGCCCGAAAAGGTTACGCTCGCGGTCGTCGACGTCTCCTTCATCTCCCTGCGGCACATCCTCCCGGCGCTCCCGCGCTTCCTTGCCCCGGGCGCCGAGGCGCTCCCGCTGGTGAAGCCGCAATTCGAGGTGGGGAGGGGCCGCGTCGGCAAGGGGGGTGTCGTCCGGGACGACGCGCTACGCCGTGAAGCGGTCGACGGGATCGCGGCGTTCGCCCGCGAAACCGGGTACGAAGTTCTCGGCGAGGCGGAGAGCCGCGTTCCCGGCCCGAGGGGGAACCGCGAGGTGTTTCTACACCTTCGGTGGCGAGGTAACGCGGGACGGGTGCCCGTTTTCTGA